One part of the Onychomys torridus chromosome 13, mOncTor1.1, whole genome shotgun sequence genome encodes these proteins:
- the Ldlrad4 gene encoding low-density lipoprotein receptor class A domain-containing protein 4 isoform X3 → MVVVVVCLLNHYKVSTRSFINRPNQSRRQEDGLQPEGSLWPSDSSVQRPGASEIMCAPRGRDRFTTPSFIQRDPFSRFQPTYPYVQHEIDLPPTISLSDGEEPPPYQGPCTLQLRDPEQQMELNRESVRAPPNRTVFDSDLIDISMYNGGPCPPSSHSGISAATCSSNGRMEGPPPTYSEVMGHYPGTSFSHHQHSNTHRGSRPQFQPNNSEGTIVPIKGKDRKPGNLV, encoded by the exons atggtggtggttgtcGTATGCCTCCTGAACCACTACAAAGTCTCCACACGTTCCTTCATCAATCGCCCCAACCAGAGCCGGAGACAGGAGGACGGGCTGCAGCCG gaAGGGTCCCTGTGGCCTTCTGACAGCTCCGTGCAGCGGCCAGGGGCTTCAGAG ATCATGTGTGCCCCGCGGGGCAGGGATAGGTTTACCACCCCATCCTTCATCCAGCGGGATCCGTTCAGTCGCTTCCAGCCCACCTACCCCTACGTCCAGCACGAGATTGACTTGCCTCCCACCATCTCCCTGTCAGACGGGGAAGAGCCGCCTCCTTACCAGGGACCCTGCACCCTCCAGCTCCGGGACCCAGAGCAACAGATGGAACTCAACCGAGAGTCTGTGAGGGCCCCGCCCAACCGAACCGTGTTTGACAGTGACTTGATAGACATTTCTATGTACAACGGGGGACCATGCCCGCCAAGCAGCCACTCGGGCATCAGTGCAGCTACTTGTAGCAGTAACGGAAGGATGGAGGGCCCGCCCCCGACCTACAGCGAGGTGATGGGTCACTACCCGGGTACCTCATTCTCCCACCACCAGCATAGCAACACACACAGGGGCAGCAGACCACAGTTTCAGCCGAACAACTCAGAGGGCACAATAGTACCCATCAAGGGCAAAGACAGGAAGCCTGGGAACCTGGTCTGA
- the Ldlrad4 gene encoding low-density lipoprotein receptor class A domain-containing protein 4 isoform X2 encodes MSIDQLDNSTLKEVQFKDLFFKKAELEFAQVLIIVVVVTVMVVVVVCLLNHYKVSTRSFINRPNQSRRQEDGLQPEGSLWPSDSSVQRPGASEIMCAPRGRDRFTTPSFIQRDPFSRFQPTYPYVQHEIDLPPTISLSDGEEPPPYQGPCTLQLRDPEQQMELNRESVRAPPNRTVFDSDLIDISMYNGGPCPPSSHSGISAATCSSNGRMEGPPPTYSEVMGHYPGTSFSHHQHSNTHRGSRPQFQPNNSEGTIVPIKGKDRKPGNLV; translated from the exons CCGAGCTGGAGTTCGCACAGGTCCTCATCATCGTCGTGGTGGTcacagtgatggtggtggttgtcGTATGCCTCCTGAACCACTACAAAGTCTCCACACGTTCCTTCATCAATCGCCCCAACCAGAGCCGGAGACAGGAGGACGGGCTGCAGCCG gaAGGGTCCCTGTGGCCTTCTGACAGCTCCGTGCAGCGGCCAGGGGCTTCAGAG ATCATGTGTGCCCCGCGGGGCAGGGATAGGTTTACCACCCCATCCTTCATCCAGCGGGATCCGTTCAGTCGCTTCCAGCCCACCTACCCCTACGTCCAGCACGAGATTGACTTGCCTCCCACCATCTCCCTGTCAGACGGGGAAGAGCCGCCTCCTTACCAGGGACCCTGCACCCTCCAGCTCCGGGACCCAGAGCAACAGATGGAACTCAACCGAGAGTCTGTGAGGGCCCCGCCCAACCGAACCGTGTTTGACAGTGACTTGATAGACATTTCTATGTACAACGGGGGACCATGCCCGCCAAGCAGCCACTCGGGCATCAGTGCAGCTACTTGTAGCAGTAACGGAAGGATGGAGGGCCCGCCCCCGACCTACAGCGAGGTGATGGGTCACTACCCGGGTACCTCATTCTCCCACCACCAGCATAGCAACACACACAGGGGCAGCAGACCACAGTTTCAGCCGAACAACTCAGAGGGCACAATAGTACCCATCAAGGGCAAAGACAGGAAGCCTGGGAACCTGGTCTGA